A DNA window from Arachis hypogaea cultivar Tifrunner chromosome 18, arahy.Tifrunner.gnm2.J5K5, whole genome shotgun sequence contains the following coding sequences:
- the LOC112769726 gene encoding G-type lectin S-receptor-like serine/threonine-protein kinase At4g27290, with the protein MLRTSTSLNNITSIQSLSDGETLISHEGIFELGFFSPGNSKGRYVGIWYHNMSPLTVVWVANRETALNDTSGVLKVTHQGLVLLVNGTSNSTVWSSTMSGKAENPVAQLLVSGNLVVKDGHNGEHFLWQSFDFLGDTLLPGSKIGWDPVTGLERTLTSSRSADDPGHGDFKFRIDPRGIPQAVLTNGTVIMVRVGPWNGLVFSGATIYLRYTKILPTDHDFREKELICKLQPLDTYSVIRSVVTPWGGVQLLHWWKMPPKKRRGGAVNAPDTAESNRAASPPLGAL; encoded by the exons ATGTTAAGAACCTCCACCTCGCTGAACAATATAACCTCTATTCAATCCCTCAGCGATGGAGAGACATTGATTTCACATGAAGGAATCTTTGAACTAGGTTTCTTCAGTCCTGGAAACTCAAAGGGCCGATATGTTGGTATCTGGTACCACAATATGTCCCCTTTAACAGTTGTGTGGGTTGCCAACAGAGAAACTGCACTCAATGATACCTCTGGAGTTTTAAAAGTAACCCATCAAGGACTTGTTCTCCTTGTTAATGGCACCAGCAACAGCACTGTGTGGTCTTCCACCATGTCAGGGAAAGCGGAGAATCCGGTTGCACAGCTCCTGGTCTCAGGAAATCTTGTTGTCAAAGATGGCCATAATGGGGAGCACTTCTTGTGGCAGAGTTTTGATTTTCTTGGTGATACACTCTTGCCAGGATCAAAGATAGGTTGGGATCCAGTGACGGGGCTAGAGAGAACTTTAACATCTTCGAGAAGTGCTGATGATCCTGGCCATGGAGACTTCAAATTTAGAATAGACCCCAGAGGCATTCCACAAGCTGTTCTAACAAATGGAACTGTCATAATGGTCAGAGTGGGACCCTGGAATGGACTTGTGTTTTCAGGAGCTACAATTTATTTGCGCTATACTAAAATACTGCCAACTGATCATGATTTCCGTGAAAAGGAGCTAATTTGTAAGCTCCAACCTTTAGATACCTATAGTGTTATTAGAAGTGTGGTGACCCCTTGGGGCGGTGTACAGCTTCTACATTG GTGGAAGATGCCACCTAAGAAAAGACGTGGTGGAGCTGTTAATGCTCCTGATACTGCTGAATCTAATAGGGCAGCTTCTCCGCCACTTGGAGCACTTTGA
- the LOC112769041 gene encoding G-type lectin S-receptor-like serine/threonine-protein kinase At4g27290, translated as MDLPIFDLSTVVYATNYFSSDNKLGEGGFGSVYKGALENGTEIAVKRLSIDSEQGLDELKNEVQLIAKLQHRNLVKLLGCCIQPNEKLLIYELVPNRSLDTFIFDDSRRKLLDWAKRFQIIGGTARGLVYLHQDSRLRVIHRDLKASNILLDKDMNAKISDFGLARTFAGDQSEATTKRVMGTYGYISPEYAVHGSFSTKSDVFAFGVIVLEIVSGKKNREFCVPHQRLYLLGHAWELWNEERPLELVDESVRDSVIEVEALRCIQIGLLCVQGRPEDRPNMSSVVRMLEDDKPLPEPRLPAFYSHHEESLGRDDEVSANEVTVSSLGAR; from the exons ATGGATCTGCCAATATTTGATTTATCAACCGTAGTTTATGCCACTAATTACTTCTCTAGTGACAACAAATTGGGAGAAGGTGGATTTGGATCGGTATACAAG GGTGCACTTGAAAATGGGACAGAGATTGCAGTCAAGAGGCTTTCCATTGACTCTGAACAAGGACTGGATGAACTTAAAAATGAAGTTCAGTTAATTGCAAAACTTCAGCATCGCAATCTTGTAAAGCTTCTTGGTTGCTGCATTCAGCCAAACGAAAAACTCTTGATTTATGAGCTCGTGCCCAATAGGAGTTTGGACACTTTTATTTTTG ATGATTCTAGAAGAAAATTATTAGATTGGGCGAAGCGCTTTCAAATTATAGGCGGGACAGCTCGAGGACTAGTTTATTTACATCAGGATTCTAGGCTAAGAGTTATTCACAGAGATCTAAAAGCTAGCAATATCCTTCTTGATAAAGACATGAACGCGAAAATATCAGACTTTGGTCTTGCTAGGACATTTGCCGGAGATCAATCTGAGGCCACAACAAAAAGAGTGATGGGAACTTA TGGCTATATTTCTCCTGAGTATGCAGTGCACGGATCCTTCTCAACGAAATCTGATGTGTTCGCCTTTGGCGTAATTGTGCTTGAGATAGTCAGTGGGAAGAAGAACAGAGAGTTTTGCGTCCCTCACCAACGTCTCTACCTTCTTGGACAT GCATGGGAGCTCTGGAATGAGGAGAGGCCTTTGGAGCTAGTGGATGAATCAGTGCGCGATTCGGTCATTGAAGTTGAAGCATTGAGATGCATACAGATAGGGCTTTTATGTGTTCAAGGGAGACCAGAAGATAGGCCTAACATGTCATCTGTAGTTCGTATGCTGGAAGATGATAAACCGTTGCCTGAGCCGAGGCTGCCGGCGTTTTACTCGCACCATGAAGAATCTCTGGGAAGAGATGATGAAGTTTCAGCAAATGAGGTTACCGTTTCATCGTTAGGGGCAAGATAG